The genomic segment aatactgTGACCCCTtactacagttcctcatgttgtagtgacccccaaccataaaattattttcgttgctacttcataactaattttgctattgttatgaattgtaatataaatatctgatatgcaggatgtatttttagtCACTGgaccaaatacccgatacgccaaatttgaatactggtggagttggggaggattgattttgtcattttggagttgtagttcacctacaatcaaagaacattttgaactacaccaacaatgaaattgagccaaacttggcacacagaactcccatgaccaacagaaaatactagaagggtttcgtggacattgaccttgagttttggagttgtagttcacctacatccagagagcactgtggactcaaacagagatggatctggatcaaacttgacatGAATATTCAGTATGGCCAAATGTaaacactagtggagtttggggaaaatagaccttgacatttgggagttgtagtgtttcctgatggtttttggtgacccctctgacacccccaggttgagaaatgctgggctagatccaataaataaataaataaattgttaattAACTTGTAACATAGCTCCTTGTCATGATGTTCTATTAAATTCTAATTTACAACTGTAACCTAGAGCATAATACTTGCTTTTCAAATAAACACCAATGTGATCTCAGTCTCAATTGGAGGAGAATTCAAAAGATTGCTGTAAGAAAATAAAGATGGGTTGGAATGCTGAATCAAAAGAGGGCCAAGATTTGAGTTTGTGTATACTTATACAAGTAGGAATCAGTTTTTGGTGGAACATCAATTCACCCTTAAGTAGCATTATCTTTTGAGGAGGCCATCTGTTGTCCAGTTTATGAACCATGGCCTTGGTGTCAACATTTCTTGTGCTTATCTATGACATGGTTCATCTTTCCAGATGGTCACTATGGAGCAGCTTTCTCTATGGAATTCTCATTGTGAGATTTTGATAGGATTATTTGAGGACAGGTATCTTGATGGTCTGACCTTAATGTGAGGatgcatttcttttttcatggtttccttgctATTATGTGATATTAACGCAGAAATCAGCAAAATGTGGCTCACTaggtattgttggactgcagcttctaTCTGCCCCAGCACAGGTCATTATGAGGAATGTCTGGAATTTTAAATtgacaacatttggagggccatatTTTGTGCACATCTGGATTAAAGTCTTCCTTGGATTGGTGTAACATTCCTTACTGTATCATGCAAGTTCTCACTGAACCCGCCtacttgtattttataatgtgttttacgaatactgatgtaagttaacaataatttttaactgatttatattgtactgtataatttttatatatgcgttttattgtaagccgcactgagtcccctgttgggtgagaagggcgggatataaatattgtaataaataaataaataaataatgtgcatACCAGATCCATTCCAAATACTTACAGTGGGgggaaaagtatttagtcagataccaattgtacaagttttcccacttaaaaagatgagagaggcctgtaattgacttCATAGGTAggcctcaactatgagagacaacatgagaaaacacatccagaaaatcaccttgtctgatttttcacgaatttatttgcaaattatggtggaaaataagtatttggtcacaacaagcaagcaagatttctgggtctcacagacctgtaacttcttgAAGAGGCATCTCTGTCCTCAACTCATTatctgtagtaatggcacctatttgaacttgttatcagtataaaagacacctgtccacaacctcaagcagtcacactccaaactccactatggtgaagaccaaagagctgtccaaggacaccagaaacaaaattatagccctgcaccagactgggaagactgaatctgcaataggcaaacagcttggtgtgaagaaatcaactatgggagcaataattagaaaatggaagagatacaagatCACTGAGAATCTCCCTCGATCTGGGGGTCCATGCAAGATTTCACCCcatggggtcaaaatgatcacaagaatggtgagcaaaaatcccagaaccacccgagggaacctagtgaatgacttgcagagagctgggaccaacgtcacaaaggctaccatcagtaacacactacgtcgccagggactcagatcctgccGTGCCAGGCGTGcccccctgcttaagccagtacatgtccagGCCCGACTGAGGTTTCCTAGAgagcatttcctgcttcttagtggggggttggactagatggcccatgaggtctcttccaactctactattctatgattctatgattctatgatttggatgatccagaagagtactgggagaatgtcatatgatcagatgaaaccaaagtagaactgtttggcagaaacacaattagttgtgtttggaggagaaagaatgcagagttgcatccaaagaacaccacccctactgtgaagcatgggggtggcaacatcatgctttggggctgtttctctgcaaagggacgaGGGTGACTGATCTGTatgcatgaaagaatgaatggggccatgtatcaTGAGATTTGGAGTGCagacctccttccatcagcaagggcactgaagatgaaacgtggctgggtctttcaaCATGACAACGATCCCAAGCACACCACCAGGGCAACGAAGGAGTGGCTTCATAAGAAGCATTTCAATGTCCTGGAGTGGCCgagccagtctccagatctcaaccctatgGAAAAACTTTGGAGGGAATTGAAAGTCCGTGTTGCCCAGCGACAGCCCCAAAACTTCGCAGCTCTCGAGAACATGTGCATGGgggaatgggccaacataccagcaGGAGTGcatgccaaccttgtgaggacttacagaaaacgtttgacttctgtcattgccaataaaggatatataacaaagtattgagatgaacatttgttattgaccaaatacttattttccaccataatttgcaaataaattcatgaaaaatcagacaatgagGGTCGTctcaagtctgaaacaacttgaaggcacacaacaacaacaacaacaacaacaacaacaacaaccctaattaacttgactctctcatcagccaaaagcaggcccacactttccattaaaATACCGAtgagtttatgttggtttaaattgttctccattttaaacattgtattgttctctcaTGTTTTTTTGCTCTAAAAATAAGATATTTGCAGTatgcattcatgttttttttttcagactatAGTAACCCCCCCTCCAACAGTCGGAGAGACCGTGAATtggacctctgtttaaaaagtttgaggacccctgacttatgTCATAGAGATGAACCTGTCAATATGTTGTTTTTGTGTTCACATTCTGCTTCTGTTGATTGGTTTTGGAGACAATAATAGTCTACAATCAGGGATTTTGTAATCAAGTTGATGCCAGAAATAAGAGGGACATTATTTTTTTGCTCTTAGGGATGTGGAGAGATGAATACTGATAGGTAGTGCAACAACTCCTTTTCATCTTCTTCCAGGATCCTTGGTacattgttttcagagtgttgttgtatgtctttcgggctgtgtggccatgttccagaagcattctctcttgacgtttcgcccacatctatggcaggcatcctcagaggttgtgaggtatggatacctcacaacctctgaggatgcctgccatagatgtgggcgaaacgtcaagagagaatgcttctggaacatggccacacagcccgaaagacatacaacaaccctgtgattctggccatgaaagccttcgacaacacattgttttcagagtgtttgtgCCCATGGAAGAAAATGGTGAGCCCAGTATTATAATCAAAAGATATGCACAATATATCTTAATAAAAAGCTGGACACTTTGGTGGGATAATGATACTTTCTGGGGAGAAATACCAGTAGCTTCAATGCTCCATCCAGTGAAAACAAGCATCATGCAGTAACTTCCAAAATTGTAATTACCGTAAGCCATTTTCTTCCATGCAGTCAGCCTTTCTTCTCTCCCATTCCTCTAATTTAAAACTGGTTCTCCATACCAGGGTAGGCTAGCCAAGATAATTTAAATAGTATCTGTATTTCCTGTTGTCAGCTGCCTCAGTGTGCAATCACTGTTGGTGTTGACTTTGAAATACAAGTCATTCTTCCTGCACTCTTGCTGTTTTGGTTCTTGCCCTGCTGGCATACTTCTTCCAGCTTGCTGAGCCATGGTGGAAAAAAAGCTATAAGATTCACTGTCTTTGTTGTTTGTTTCTGGGTTTCTTTTCAAAGGATTTACAGTGCAACGTGCTGCTTTCAAGGCTATCTGACTTAATTAATGCTGCCTGCCTCTTTGGGAAATAGTGTTCTGGTTTGATCTTCTGCATCTAGAAAGAAGAACTCTTTGAATATTTCATGAAAGAAACTTACAAAGGAAAAGTTGTCATAATAACAATAGGAAATGTGTATGTATAAGAGCTTAAAACTGCTTCTGAATCCCTTAGGCTTATTGTACTGCGTTTGaagcaaaatcatttttttaacttCCTAGGAATAGAAAGATTTGACAATGCCTTCCTGAATTATTAAATCTGTTCAGCGTTTTAACAAAGTGTAGACAGTTTGGCAGCTAATTACATTAAATGAGATACACTGTTTGTTCCTTGCAAATGCTGAAGAATTTTTCATTATTCATATTTCATAATTTTGTTTCATTCTTCTATGATCTCTTTAGTCTGGAATTGGAAAATGGATTCACTAATGTGCCAGAGTGGCCAGCTGTGAGGATAAAACAGACCACGTTTGAAAGATGTAATAAATGCTACCTTTCAGAGCTGTCTGTTGAAAATGAACGTTCCCTGAATTATACGTTTATTTTCATTTGCTTCCATAGAATCTTTAGTGTTGCTTCTTCAGCTGTATTTCTAAAAATGCCAGTGTCAAATTAATGTCTGCTGAAATTAATTGGCATTTTTAATTGTGAGATGAGCCAAGAGGAAAAGATAGGGAAAGATGAGGAGGCGTTGTTGTAGCcaggtcagattctgagtgttcaGATGAGGAGaaaggggatgctgggagagattcagagggcccagaggAGACTGGAAGAGGCCCAGAGAGAGGTGTTTTGGAATCCCCTCCTAGCAGTTCCCAAAAGGATGGAGAGGGCGATAtccattcccatgggaatctgccagaagtgcaggctgagagaaatgtgggagataaATGTTTGTCtacactagtggttcccaacctttttttgaccagggaccactttgaccagggaccactctccaacattagtaccaaaagggttacgaatcagtttttggtcaactttagatttggcttggttatttggggtgttgactcagaaaattgcattggatagaccactttagctctagtttctgatacagaacatatgtcatccattagtcgccatctgcttgcccaaagaaaaccatgtttaataatccagagctgaTGTAATCTATCcagtaacatttatttatttatttatttatttatttatttatttacaatactttTACCATGCCTTTCTcatcctggaggggactcaaggcggcttcacaacggggcaataattcaatgccttttaaaaacaaaatacaaaagcatcatttaaataataaaacattaaaatacaattaaaacacaattaaaacaataacatttaACTCTGACAACAGAGTAAATTACGTGATCCAAGTGCATAGTCCAGGCCGTTCCACTGGTCAAATCTATATCTTTCATATCTAAGTATTACTGCACCAGATTtctgaaggcttggtcaaagagccatgtcttcacttttttgcggaagatcaggagggagggggctgatctaatcttccTGGGGAGGGAGATTAGATCAGTATATGAATAATACTTTAGTTATATACtgtcctatctcctcaagggactcagggcagtttctaccatagcaaggaaaccatacCACAACTTAAcaccatacaacaacaaaacataatacagtagtgAGCATAAGTACactaaacatacaaatcaatcaattaaccacaggCTTGAGAACTAATAACAATACTCCATCGCCAATGCAGTTATCTGAATCAGctctccaaataaccccaggatcaGGCTGACTTTAATGGCTATTTAgttgtattattttatcatgTTTGCAGTGAGAATTTTGTTTTTACAGTTAACGCTCTCTAGTTGGAACTACTGtacctttgaagagtgtttggaaacttcagctggtccaaagaactcTAGCCAGATTGTTAATTGGGGCTGGCTATGGGGAGTGGACAACTCCATTGTTGCAGCaactccactagctgccagtctgttttggggcacaattcaaagtgctatttATGACCTATAATGCCCTATATGGCTCGGGTCCAGGCTACATGACAGACCTTATCTCCCTATATAAGTTGACTTGGgttctgagatcatcaggagaggcccttttttCAGTCCCCCCATCAACTCTAGCATATCAGGACATAAAAGATGGACTCCTTGGTGGCTGTCCCCAGAAGGCCAGAATGTTCCTCTCCTTGTTGTCATTTCAGtatcaggctaaaacctttttattcagacaggctttaaaaataaaacatttaatgaATGGGCTGGGGTGGTGCACTGCTTTAGACTGAACTGTTTATAGACagcttttcatatatttttaaaaattgtacttCTAAGTAAGTTGTTTTATTAAGTGTAActcatttaattctattttaatacatGCTTTTTctatgcttttaattgtgttgctTTTTAAGTTGAGAGTTGCTTTGGGTTCCATTTAGGAGGGGGGGAGCGGGGTtgagattatgatgatgatgcttgACAAGGATGATTTTTAGTCCGTTGGGCCGTCAGGATGAGAAATTGTACTTACTGCTTTAGCTTTGCTGATTATTTTAAGAGTATATAACATTGATCCCAATCTGTATCTAAGTATATTGTATTAGTAAGTAGATGAGGGGAATAACTCAATTGTTTACTGCTTAATATCTAAAATTGTGTTCTTCCTATTAATGATACATCACTTTGTACCTACATTCATCGGTGCAAAAGTTTAACTTTGAATAACTTAACAGTAAATGCACATGGAATAAACCTTCCCTTTTAATACTGGAGTTTCTTCCAGAGAAACACATAGGACTTCAACTAGTTCGGAACTCATCGATTTATGTGCTGAACTACTTGCGCTGATGATTCAATGTCTTCTATTTCTTTTGGTGCTTGCCTTACTTTTCTTATTTGGTTTTTGCTATGGTGTCACAGAAAGCCTTCTCTAATTATAAATGGAGCCACTACTGTATATGGttttaagcttaaaataaataaaaaaatctctTGTGACAGATAGCAGATGCACTGCCATTGATTTACTGcacttcatgatttgctaaatgAATCTTAATAGCatttatttaaacattaaaacatattggTCCAGATTAGTTAAGCATCCTTTTAGATgaagacttagaatcatagaatcatagaatagtagagttggaagagacctcatgggccatccagtccaaccccctgccaagaagcaggaaatcgcattcaaagcaccccccacagatggccatccagcctctgcttaaaagccttcaaagaaggagcctccaccacagtccgggggagagagtttcactgccgaacagctgtcacagtgaggaagttcttcctgatgttcaggtggaatctcctttcctgtagtttgaagccattgtcccgcatcctagtctgcagggcatcagaaaacaagcttgctccctcctccctatgacttcccttcacgtatttgtacatggctatcatgtctccactcagccttctcttctgtaggctaaacatacctagttccttaagccgctcctcatagggcttgttctccagacccttgatcattttagttgcccataATTAACTAGTTGCTCACAACAAGTTGCCCATATCTTCATAAGAGAAGATATTGCTAATTTTAATAGGATCTGCTTTCTAAATTTGTCCtgtcatttatttgtcttttgctAGGACCTTGACAAAGAGCTTCCAGTATTGAAACCTTACTTTGTCAAAAATCCTGAACTAGTTGGAAAAACTGGATCTGGCATGCGCGTAACATGGCTTGGACATGCATCAGTGATGGTGGAAATGGATGAACTTGTATTTCTTACGGATCCCATCTTCAGCCAGCGGGCTTCTCCAGTACAGTTTGGGGGGCCAAAGCGTTTCCGAGGGCCTCCTTGTACAGTGGATCAGCTCCCCAAGATAGATGCAGtgatgatcagccacaaccattATGACCACTTGGACTACCACACTGTCGTGAATTTAAACAACCGCTTTGGCAGTGACTTGAGATGGTTTGTTCCGCTGGGTCTCTTAGACTGGATGCAGAAATGTGGCTGTGAGAATGTAATTGAATTGGACTGGTGGGGAGAAAACTGTGTCCCTGGCCATGATGCCGTTACCTTCGTTTTCACTCCTTCTCAACACTGGTGCAAGAGGACTGCAATGGACGACAACAGAGTTCTCTGGGGCAGTTGGTCTGTCTTGGGACCctggaatagatttttttttgctgGAGACACCGGCTATTGTGTTGCTTTTGAGGAAATAGGGAAGCGGTTTGGACCTTTTGATCTGGCAGCTATTCCCATTGGAGCATATGAACCAAGGTATGTAAGCTTGAGCCAATGTTTTTCACTACTGCCTTGATGACACCAACAGTTGTATGTCCCTTTTTATGAGTGTTCAGGGTCTACAGGAAGAGGGGGATCTAGGAACAAATGAATAAGTGAAAGTTGACTGGGACTAGACAACACAGCAATAGGAAATTAGACAAGGGTAGGTATAATTGTTATTAGCAACATGTCAGAAGGAAATAGGGTCAGTAAAAGAAACACTTGTGCAAAAAACCAATTATGACAAGGgcaataaaaaatacatttgttaGTGTGCTCTAAAATTTAATAATAAGGTACtgaaatgttcattttatttttggaAGGTGGTTTATGAAGTACCAACATGTGGACCCTGAAGAAGCTGTAAGGATTCACGTTGATGTTCAAACGAAGAAATCTGTTGGAATTCACTGGGGGACTTTTGCTTTAGCAAATGAGGTAAGTGTGAACATATTCATCTGTGAACCTTCTGTTTTAAGAATACATTTTATTGGTtagccctaataataataataataataataataataataataataataataataatgataaaactttatttataccccgccaccatctccccaacggggactcggggcggctaacatggggccatgcccagagcaatacaacataacaaaatataaaaacaacatatcattaGGCTGTGTCACAGTACCAAACCAAACATCAAGGCTTGATAGGACTTGATTGCACTCTATATAgaaagttaaaataagacacCTATAACAATACagcatggggcccctggtggcacagtgtgttaaagcgctgagctgctgaacttgcagaccgaaaggtctcaggttcaaatcacgggagtagaatgagcgcccgctgttagccccagctcctgccaacctagcagttcaaaaatatgcaaatgtgagtagatcaataggtaccgctccggcaggaaggtaatggtgctccatgcagtcatgccggccacatgatcttggaggtgtctatggacaacgccggctctttggcttagaaatggagatgagcaccaacccccagagtcggtcacgactggacttaacgtcaagggaaacctttacctttacgaacaatacagtaaataaatatgataaaactgaatatatacatcatatttcttTATCACACCTACAAGTTACCCCGATCAACCCCACATATATGGTTCTCAAAcgtattgttttgtttaaatacagagctgttttatatgtgATTTTTGGAACTTGGCCACACATTAAATACATTGTTCTGATGTGAGATTCCCAGTACATTGTCCATTTGATATATGAATCAAGTAGAAGTCAAATAATGTATGTGCTATGTCCCCAATTTCAGGTGCTCCACAGAGACAAATCGGTTCATTACAGGGATGCTATTAAATCTCCCAATCTGACCATTGtctcaagctgatcaaatctagctcgAGTGAATACCTCCTTAAAAtattttcacatttgcatttttaagaTAGTTGGCAATTTAGAAAGTACGTTTATATTGACTCAGTCATTTTAGGTTGGCAACATTACTGAGGGTGGCTATATCTTTTTGTGCTTCAATGTCCAAACTATTTTGTATAGCACTCTTTTTTACTTGATAACTTAAGGTGCAGGAGACAGGAAGACTGCAACTTCTTATATAATTTGTCAGTTGGATAAAATAAGAACAAACTGGCTTCCTCCCTAAACGATATATAAAGAACAGTGTAAGAACAGAAATAGATATAATtgaatactttaaaaaatcagaaagaatGTGTCTCATTAGTTCTGGATGTTGAGAAGGCCTTCGACAATGTGAACTGGGACTTCCTTATATTTATGATGAAGGAAATTGACATAGGATACCAGTTTACCAATGCAATAAAGGCAATTTATGACCAACAAGAGGGCAAAATCATAATAAACAATCAAGAAGCAAAAAGCTTCAAAATAAAGAAAGGCTACTTAACTACGGCTGCAAGAATAACATATGCAAGAAAATGGAAGAACAAAGAAATCCCAACAAAAGAAGAATGGTTACTGAAAAAGGTAGACATAATGAGCATGGACAATTTAACACAACATTTGAAGAAATACCAATGCAAGACAAACAGAATAACTGATCAGACTTTATTCAAAGACTATTTAAagcaagaaaatggaaaataataatataatattaagaagaaagaaagaactttttGAATTAATACAAAGAGATGGAGCAAAATATGTAAAGAAATAAGagtggaaacaacaacaaaaacagatttAATACTTGGACGAAAGAGGACGGAAGCCAAAACATCCCCGTTTATATCCttatccccttccttcctttttctacttcctacaaaatattttcccccctccctccctgtcttTTCCCTCCCCCACTTTTTTAGTacgaattttattttttacttgtatttggaaatattcaatacaattatttggaaaaaaataacagTGTGGGAGCCAGTGGTGAGCCAGGGACTTGATTTTCTGTCCCTTCAGAGCAACAGAGATAGTTAAGTAAGtcccacaaaaaaaaccccaaaacactaAAGCTCACAAGTGTTCAGAAATGCAtttcccattttgaaaaatggggaTGAAGGGTATATTACTGTTAAATACATGAATTTGAAACTCTTGGAAGTTTCCAAGAGAGGTAATTGCTTTCTTTTTTGTTAGTGGAACATATTCTAGGCAGTGATTGAGGACAACGCCAACTGTCATAAGGGCCACGTGCAACCTCAAGATCACAATTGCCCATTCCTGGCAAAGAAGAATTTCTGAGGTATAGAGAAGCCATTTTCTTCTCTACCTGCAGGAATCTCTTATTTTAATTGGAAGTAAGCAATAGATATACGCTCTCCTTTGAGGTCTGGCCATTCTTCTGTATTGCATACAGTCAGGTCATATAATCATATCAGTTGTCGATTGGCAGTAGAATTACTTGTCTTTAGTGGAGATTAATTGAAAGGAAACTGAGCCGTTTTTTGCACAGGTATGTAATGTTGACTCTTAATTATTGCTTACAGAAGACTAACCATAGATCTGGAACACAGTTTATGAATTATCAAGGAACTATGTCtctgttttcaagccatttcagatATGGTTAAAGATTTCAGTAGTGGGAAAGGAAATGACAGTAATGATGCTTAATGTAGTCATAATAATATGTAACTAATGAAACCAGAGTTTTATAATATTAAATGGTAACTTTATCCAGCTAATTGCATCTTgtgtaaaatatatatgtatatttgtttcTTCTAAGCAGTTTTACCTTGAAATAATTTTTGTGGTTTTCTCAGTGAAGACAGAATTATTACAGGTACTGGCAAAGAGCTACTTATGAAACAATGGCAGCAAATGATTCCCAGTAACCCAGCAGGTTTTGGCTCCATCCTGGTTCAGTTACATTGCAAAACTTT from the Anolis carolinensis isolate JA03-04 chromosome 5, rAnoCar3.1.pri, whole genome shotgun sequence genome contains:
- the napepld gene encoding N-acyl-phosphatidylethanolamine-hydrolyzing phospholipase D isoform X1 — translated: MVGRRCLRLLSLLPKPAPQLRDASPPQRSPFAMEDEEEDLPRESSSPNDMAEEQPFACNENPKGAVRRRQNSSQGSRSSDSSRASRKSFRLDYRLEEDVTKSKRGKDGRFVNPWPTWKSPSFPNVLKWALTEKDNSKIPSSKQDLDKELPVLKPYFVKNPELVGKTGSGMRVTWLGHASVMVEMDELVFLTDPIFSQRASPVQFGGPKRFRGPPCTVDQLPKIDAVMISHNHYDHLDYHTVVNLNNRFGSDLRWFVPLGLLDWMQKCGCENVIELDWWGENCVPGHDAVTFVFTPSQHWCKRTAMDDNRVLWGSWSVLGPWNRFFFAGDTGYCVAFEEIGKRFGPFDLAAIPIGAYEPRWFMKYQHVDPEEAVRIHVDVQTKKSVGIHWGTFALANEYYLDPPAKLKEALERYGLKTEDFFVLNHGESRDLNINDDGFE
- the napepld gene encoding N-acyl-phosphatidylethanolamine-hydrolyzing phospholipase D isoform X2 — translated: MRETGQSPQETSLGQELPLPRWRPQLALRRRRGGRARRSGARASGRERRRRRPRVGGAGGRALAAGSPASHGGQALPQAPLAASEAGAAVEGRLAAAEEPLRHGGRGGRPAPREDLDKELPVLKPYFVKNPELVGKTGSGMRVTWLGHASVMVEMDELVFLTDPIFSQRASPVQFGGPKRFRGPPCTVDQLPKIDAVMISHNHYDHLDYHTVVNLNNRFGSDLRWFVPLGLLDWMQKCGCENVIELDWWGENCVPGHDAVTFVFTPSQHWCKRTAMDDNRVLWGSWSVLGPWNRFFFAGDTGYCVAFEEIGKRFGPFDLAAIPIGAYEPRWFMKYQHVDPEEAVRIHVDVQTKKSVGIHWGTFALANEYYLDPPAKLKEALERYGLKTEDFFVLNHGESRDLNINDDGFE